In Fusobacterium sp., the genomic stretch TTGGATATAAAAATAACTGTGCATCATGCAGAGTTTGTGTAGTAGAAGTAAAAGGAATGAACAGGCTTCTTCCTTCTTGTACAACTCCAATAGTTGAAGGAATGGAAGTAGTAACTAACTCTCTTCAAGTAATGCAGAAAAGAAGAATGGTAGTAGAACTTATGCTTTCAGATCATCCAAAAGATTGCTTAATATGCGGAAAAAATGGAGAATGTGAACTTCAGAAACTTGCTATCTCTTTTGGACTGAGAGAAATGAGATTTGAAGGAAAGGAAGCAATTCATGATAAACAGCATTCGATTTCTATAACTAGAGATATCACAAAATGTATCATGTGCAGAAGATGTGAAACTATGTGTGGAGATATTCAAACTTGTGGAATTCTTACAGGAATAGATAGAGGATTCAATGTTGTAGTTAATACAGCTTTTAATAGAAATCTTATTGAAACTGACTGTACTTTCTGTGGGCAGTGTGTAGCTGTATGCCCAGTTGGAGCATTGTATGAAACTGATAATAGTTTTAAATTATCTCGTGACCTTATAAATCCTAATAAAAAAGTTATAGTGCAAGTTGCTCCAGCTGTAAGAGTAGCCATTGGGGAACTTTTTGGAATACCTGCTGGAACAGACTCAACTGGAAAAATGGTTACAGCCCTTAAAAAATTAGGGTTTGATGGAGTATTTGATACAAATTTTGCAGCAGATATAACTATAATGGAAGAAGCTACAGAATTAAAACATAGATTAGATGATTATTTAGCTGGAAATAAAGATATAAAACTTCCATTATTTACTTCTTGCTGTCCATCATGGGTAAGATTTGTAGAGCTTAATTTCCCAGAAATGTTAGATAATCTTTCAACTACAAGATCACCACAACAGATATTTGGGTCTTTAGCAAAGCATGTATGGGCTGAAAAAATGGGAATAGATAAAAAAGATCTTGTATGTGTATCTATAATGCCTTGTATTTCTAAGAAATATGAAGCATCTAGAGAAGAATTTACAGTTGAGCAAAACCCAGATGTAGATTATTCATTAACTACAAGAGAGCTTGGAAGAATTTTAAAACAATATAATATAGACTTTAATTCACTTCAAGAAAGCGAATTTGATTCACCTATGGGGAAATCTACAGGAGCAGCAGATATTTTTGGTAGAACTGGAGGAGTTATGGAAGCTGCTTCAAGAACATTGTATGAATGGGCTACTGGAACTAAACTGGAAGATGTAGATTTTGTTCCTATGAGAGGGTTTGAAGAATTAAGAGTAGCAGAAGTAAAAGTTGGAGGTGAAACTCTTAGACTTGCTGTAGTTCATGGATTAGGAGCTGCCAGAAAAGTTGTAGAAAAAATAAAATCTGGAGAAGAAAATTTTCATGCTGTAGAAGTGATGGCATGTAAAGGTGGATGTGTAGGTGGAGGAGGACAACCGTACCACCATGGAAACTTTGATATTGTAAAAACAAGAGCAGCAGCTATTCAAAATATAGATTATCACAAAGAAATAAGAACATCTCATAATAATAGATATGTTATAGATCTTTATAGAGAATCATTAGGAAAACCTTATGGAGTTATGACACATAAACTTTTCCATACTCACTATATAGATAGAAAAAATAAATAACAAATAAAAGCAGGATTGATACTGATCCTGCTTTTTGTATATTTAATATTCACCATTTTGTTCCAGATACTTTTCCATTTTCATAAGACGTTTTTTATTTTCTACTATGTTCTTTCTGCTCACTAGAGCAACAATTGTTTCTATGTTCATTAGAGAACTGGTATATGAATTATAAAAACTAAAATTTTCTACACTATTAATTATAACCTTATCTACTTTCTGTGCTATTGGGGAGGTATAAAAGTCAGTAAAAGAAATTATTTTAGCTCCAGTATCTCTTGCCATTTGAACAGCAAACTTTGTATTCTGTGAATAGCGATTGAAAGAGATAGCAATAACCACATCACTTTTATTGAGATCAATAAGTCTGTCAACAATAGGCCCATTATCATTTAAAACAAAAACATTAGGTCTTATACAGGAAAGCATTATTCCAAATGTAGAAGCAAGACCTGCACAGGCACGGTATCCTACAATAAATACTCTTTTAGCTTTTGAAATGATATCAGCAGTTTCTATAAATTTTTTATCCTCTTTAGTGGAGATATCAGCAGTAATATTTTTTAGTACATTCTGTCTAAATGCTTTAATTAATTCAACTTCAGAAAGCTTATCATATTGTTCTATTTTTTCATAAGGAATTTCCCTTACATCAAAAGATGGTTCTTGATCAGCAATCTCCATTTGCAAGGCTTTTTTAAATGCTGAAAAGTTTTCAAATCCGATTTTTTTTGATAATCTGACTACAGATGAAGGGCTTACATTAAGAATTTCAGCTATTTCATTGGAAGTAAGAAAACAGGTTGTTTTTTTATTGCGAAGTATATAATCTAATATTATTTTATCTTTATTAGTAAGATCAGATTTATATGAAGAATTTTCAATAGTAGTTTTCATAAGATTGCTCCTGTAAGAATTATTATGATAATATTTTAGTTTGCTCTGAGAATAATGTCAATAATAATTTATTGACAAAAAAAATGTATAGTGTTAAAATGATTTTAAAAAATCAAAATAAAATTAATAATGATTTCATAAAATCTTAGAAAGGCAATAAATATGAAAAAGATGACAGAGGGGAATGTAACAAAAAATATTTTTTTCTTTGCAATACCTATATTTTTAGGGAATATTTTTCAACAGATGTATAATGCTGCAGATGCTGTAATAGTAGGGAAATTCAGTGGAAAAGAGGCATTAGCAGCAGTGGGAACAGCTGGACCTATAATGAATATATTGATATTTTTTGTAATTGGTTTTTCATTGGGATCAGCTATACTTATGGCTGAATTTTATGGTTCTGGAGATATGGAAAAATTAAAGAGAGAAATAGCAACAACAATAAAAGCAGGCATAATATTTATTTTTCTTCTTTCTATTATTGCATTATTTGGTACAAAATATATACTGATTTTAATGAAGACTCCACCAGAAATAATGAGAATGGCAGAAGATTATTTACAGATAATAATAATAGGACTGGAATTTTCTTTTTTATATAATATATTATCTGCTGAAATGAGAGCTGTTGGAGATTCAAAAACACCTTTAGTTATATTGATAATATCAGTAATTTTAAATATTGGATTAGATATATATTTTATAAAAGAATTAAAGCTAGGAGTAAAGGGTGCTGCTTATGCAACTGTTATATCTCAAATAGCAGCAGTAATTATTTCAATTTTAAATATTTACTATAAAATGCCTGTTCTTAGATTAAAGGTAAAAGAATTTACAATAGACTTAATTTTGTTGAAAAAAACAATGTCATATAGCTTATCTTATGCAGTTCAGCAAACTATAATTTTCACAGGAGCTGTATTTGTACAAGGAGCAGTAAATCCTTTAGGAATAGACTCAATAGCAGCTTTTAATTCTGGATGCAGAATAGATGGATTTATACTTACTCCAGGAGATAGTATGGGAGCAGCTCTTACTACATTTATTTCTCAGAATAGAGGAGCTGGAAAAAATGAAAGGATATTTCAAGGTTTTAAAAGGGCTTTAACTATGTCATTATTATATTGTGTAATAACAGCAATATTTATATTTATTTTTTCAGAATCAATTATGAAAATTTTTATTGATTCAAGTGAGATAGAAACAATATTTTTAGGAAAAATGTATTTAAGGACAATAGTCTTTTTTTATATACTTACAGCAATTTGTAATACATTGCAGGGATTTTTCAGAGGATTGGGAAGAATGGATGTAACTTTAGTGGCAACACTTATTCAAATTCCTATTAGAATAATCCTATCGTATATACTTACAAAATATATAGGAATATCAGGAGTCGCTGTAGGAATGGGAATAGGGTGGATATTTATGGCAATATATGAAGCATATTTATATATGGGATACAGTAACAAAAGGAGAGAAATAAATGGAATACATATTTGAAAAGAAAGAGGATTGCTGCGGATGCAGTGCCTGCTATAATGTTTGCCCCAAAGAAGCAATAAAAATGACAGCTGATAGAGAGGAATTTTTGTATCCTAAAATCAATCAATCTCTTTGTATAGATTGCCAATTGTGTAAAAAAATCTGTCCTGTTATAAATGAAAAGGAACTTAAAAATAAAGTTGAAGGAGATTTCTATTTGGCAATACACAAAAGTAATGATGTTCTTAAAAATTCAACTTCTGGAGGAGCTTTTACAGCTGTTTCAGATATTTTTTTAAAAGAGAATGGGATAATATGCGGAGTTGATTTTGATGATAATTTTTGTGTTGTACATAAAATGGCAGAAACAAGTGAAGAAAGAGATAGATTTAGATTCTCTAAATATGTACAAAGTGAATTGGGAGATATTTTTATCCAAATAAAGAAAGAATTAATAGCTGGAAGAAAAATTTTATTTTCTGGAACTCCATGTCAATGTGCAGGACTTAAAGCCTATGTAGGCAATACATCCTTAAAGAAAAACTTATATATTTGTGACCTAATATGTCATAGTGTGCCAAGTCCATTTATTTGGGAAGAATTTAAAAAAATATTAGAAAAAGAAAATGGCGGAATACTTGATGAAGTACATTTTAGAACTAAAAAACTAGATTGGAGCAGAAGTAACAGCAATAAATCTTTTCTTTTTTCTACAACTGAAATGAATGATGTTCAAGGAGATGAAAGATTCTATAAAATGTTTTTTGGTCTGCTTTCAATAAGTCGTCCATCTTGTTCAGCATGCAGATTTACTGATACTCATAGAGTTTCAGATATAACAATTGCTGATTATTTTGGAATAGAAGAATTTTCTCCTGAAAAATATGATAAGAGAGGACTTTCATTGGTTATTGTCAATAATGAAAAGGGAGAAGATATTCTTAATAAAATGAAAACTGATATGGAAATGGAAAAAAGAAAAAGTTCAGAGTCTGTAAAACATCAGCAGAGATTAAGTTGTCCAATATCTTATCCTGAAAATAGAGAAGAATTTTGGGACAATGTTATTGAAGTTGGATTGGAAGAAACAATGAAAAAATATAAGATATTTAAGTAAGTAGAAAAAAATGGGCTGTTGCAAATTAGTGATTTACGAACTAATTTATGCAGCCTCTTTTATTTTTTTCATAGTTGTATAATATTAGAAATTTGAAAATTTTTTAGTATTTTATACCTTTTTGGTAATTGAGTTATTTTAAATTTCCAGAGCTCTGTTTATTATTTTTTATTATTAATTATATACATATAATCTTCAATGGTATCTATGTCTTTAAATTCTTTTTCAGAAGAAAATTTAACAAGATTAATGATTGGAGTTTTTTTAATAACACTTTTTCCACCGATATCTCCTTCTAGTTTTAGTAATTCTTCTTTTTTATCTTCTGGAAAAAATACAGGAGAAAATCTTTTTTCTTCAACTACAGGAACAGTTATAAGATTAGTTTTCTGAAATTCATAATATAGATTTAAAATTGTATTTTCAGATAATAAAGGCTGATCTCCAGGAAAAAAAGCTATTCCTTCACCTGTGGAATTCTCTATTCCAAGTTTTATACTTTCACTTTGCCCAAAATCAGCAAAAGAATTATAATAATAATTAAAATTATATTTATAAGCAAGTTCTTCAATCCATTTTTCTCTTCCACAAATGATAACTTTATTGAAAGGAATATGAAGAATTTTTTGTAATGTTGATTCTAAAAGGGGGATTCCATTGTATGATAGAGAGAGTTTATTTTTTCCCATTCTTTTAGAAAATCCAGAGGCCATAATTACAGCATCTAATTTTTTTAAAGGATATATATCTTTTTCTTTAAGGCTTCCCATAAATACTCTTGGAGAAAAAGCATTTTCATATAATTTATAGACTGTTTTTAGAGTTGTATGAAATTTATTAAGATACTTTTCTTCATCAATTCCATTAAAAAAAAGATATTTTTTTGAATTTATACTGGAATTTTTAAAATAATCAGCTGATAAGATATATTTCTGTAAAAAATCAGAAGTAATTTTTTTATTTATATCATCAGGAAATTTTTCTTTTAGAAGTTCAAATCTGTGAATATTTTTTTCAGAGATATTTAAATCAAGTATATCCATATTGATTACTCCAATTATTTTTGTAGAAAAATCAGGAATACAAGGTTCATAATTATTCCATTCCTTTAATAATTTATTTTTTGCTCCATCACCTTCAATTAAAATAAAATCATAATTTTTTTTAATACTTTTTATTTCTTCATAAGATAAAGAATGAAGTTTTTTATTTTCAACTTTACTTCCAGCTATAGTTATATTTTTATTTTTTCCGGAAAAAATCTTATTTCCTATAATAAGAGTTTCATATTTTTCTTCAGAAGGGAAATAAATTTTTGTAGTAGTA encodes the following:
- a CDS encoding Coenzyme F420 hydrogenase/dehydrogenase, beta subunit C-terminal domain, coding for MEYIFEKKEDCCGCSACYNVCPKEAIKMTADREEFLYPKINQSLCIDCQLCKKICPVINEKELKNKVEGDFYLAIHKSNDVLKNSTSGGAFTAVSDIFLKENGIICGVDFDDNFCVVHKMAETSEERDRFRFSKYVQSELGDIFIQIKKELIAGRKILFSGTPCQCAGLKAYVGNTSLKKNLYICDLICHSVPSPFIWEEFKKILEKENGGILDEVHFRTKKLDWSRSNSNKSFLFSTTEMNDVQGDERFYKMFFGLLSISRPSCSACRFTDTHRVSDITIADYFGIEEFSPEKYDKRGLSLVIVNNEKGEDILNKMKTDMEMEKRKSSESVKHQQRLSCPISYPENREEFWDNVIEVGLEETMKKYKIFK
- a CDS encoding MATE family efflux transporter, with protein sequence MKKMTEGNVTKNIFFFAIPIFLGNIFQQMYNAADAVIVGKFSGKEALAAVGTAGPIMNILIFFVIGFSLGSAILMAEFYGSGDMEKLKREIATTIKAGIIFIFLLSIIALFGTKYILILMKTPPEIMRMAEDYLQIIIIGLEFSFLYNILSAEMRAVGDSKTPLVILIISVILNIGLDIYFIKELKLGVKGAAYATVISQIAAVIISILNIYYKMPVLRLKVKEFTIDLILLKKTMSYSLSYAVQQTIIFTGAVFVQGAVNPLGIDSIAAFNSGCRIDGFILTPGDSMGAALTTFISQNRGAGKNERIFQGFKRALTMSLLYCVITAIFIFIFSESIMKIFIDSSEIETIFLGKMYLRTIVFFYILTAICNTLQGFFRGLGRMDVTLVATLIQIPIRIILSYILTKYIGISGVAVGMGIGWIFMAIYEAYLYMGYSNKRREINGIHI
- a CDS encoding MurR/RpiR family transcriptional regulator; amino-acid sequence: MKTTIENSSYKSDLTNKDKIILDYILRNKKTTCFLTSNEIAEILNVSPSSVVRLSKKIGFENFSAFKKALQMEIADQEPSFDVREIPYEKIEQYDKLSEVELIKAFRQNVLKNITADISTKEDKKFIETADIISKAKRVFIVGYRACAGLASTFGIMLSCIRPNVFVLNDNGPIVDRLIDLNKSDVVIAISFNRYSQNTKFAVQMARDTGAKIISFTDFYTSPIAQKVDKVIINSVENFSFYNSYTSSLMNIETIVALVSRKNIVENKKRLMKMEKYLEQNGEY
- a CDS encoding NADH-dependent [FeFe] hydrogenase, group A6, yielding MRMIRLKIDGKIVLAPEGTTILNAALKAGIHIPHLCYMQMDDIGYKNNCASCRVCVVEVKGMNRLLPSCTTPIVEGMEVVTNSLQVMQKRRMVVELMLSDHPKDCLICGKNGECELQKLAISFGLREMRFEGKEAIHDKQHSISITRDITKCIMCRRCETMCGDIQTCGILTGIDRGFNVVVNTAFNRNLIETDCTFCGQCVAVCPVGALYETDNSFKLSRDLINPNKKVIVQVAPAVRVAIGELFGIPAGTDSTGKMVTALKKLGFDGVFDTNFAADITIMEEATELKHRLDDYLAGNKDIKLPLFTSCCPSWVRFVELNFPEMLDNLSTTRSPQQIFGSLAKHVWAEKMGIDKKDLVCVSIMPCISKKYEASREEFTVEQNPDVDYSLTTRELGRILKQYNIDFNSLQESEFDSPMGKSTGAADIFGRTGGVMEAASRTLYEWATGTKLEDVDFVPMRGFEELRVAEVKVGGETLRLAVVHGLGAARKVVEKIKSGEENFHAVEVMACKGGCVGGGGQPYHHGNFDIVKTRAAAIQNIDYHKEIRTSHNNRYVIDLYRESLGKPYGVMTHKLFHTHYIDRKNK
- the yqeC gene encoding selenium cofactor biosynthesis protein YqeC, whose protein sequence is MTFNYFNIIKNDVITITGAGGKTSLLYFLAEKLSKFGKVLITTTTKIYFPSEEKYETLIIGNKIFSGKNKNITIAGSKVENKKLHSLSYEEIKSIKKNYDFILIEGDGAKNKLLKEWNNYEPCIPDFSTKIIGVINMDILDLNISEKNIHRFELLKEKFPDDINKKITSDFLQKYILSADYFKNSSINSKKYLFFNGIDEEKYLNKFHTTLKTVYKLYENAFSPRVFMGSLKEKDIYPLKKLDAVIMASGFSKRMGKNKLSLSYNGIPLLESTLQKILHIPFNKVIICGREKWIEELAYKYNFNYYYNSFADFGQSESIKLGIENSTGEGIAFFPGDQPLLSENTILNLYYEFQKTNLITVPVVEEKRFSPVFFPEDKKEELLKLEGDIGGKSVIKKTPIINLVKFSSEKEFKDIDTIEDYMYIINNKK